CGGTCGTCGATCTTGATGATTGTGGACACCCGATCGCAGTCCGCGGAGACGGCCTGGTGGCAGCGGAGGATGAGGGCCATGATTTCCTCGAGCGGTCCTTCCACCACGGTCCCCATGGGGTTCAGGCGGTACGGGAGGCCGCTCCGGTCGATCAGGTCGACGCATCGGGCCACATACTCCGAGACGCTCTCCCCCTTCCCGGTCGGCGAAATGCTGAACTCCG
This genomic stretch from Thermoplasmata archaeon harbors:
- a CDS encoding MTH1187 family thiamine-binding protein: MAIAEFSISPTGKGESVSEYVARCVDLIDRSGLPYRLNPMGTVVEGPLEEIMALILRCHQAVSADCDRVSTIIKIDDRKGAANQIVQKVDKIERILGRKLRT